In Methanocaldococcus sp. FS406-22, the genomic stretch GAAGGATATGCATGGTTATCAACAAGAAACTTAGAAGATAGTATTTACGCCAGATTACATTTCTTAGATGGTTATGGATTGAAGCATATAAAGTTGGTTAAAGCAACAATAGACCCAACAGACTTTGGAGTTCAGCCAGGATTCAAGATTTATAAGGTAGATTATGGAACTGACTATCTTAAATAATTAGTTTCATTTTTCTCATTTTATTCTCTTTTGATAATATTTAAAAATGTAAAAGGGGATTTTTTATGTTTCTCTTAGACCCATTTTCAGGAATTAGTGGAGATATGTTTTTATCAGCAATGATTGATTTTGTTGATAAACAAGAGCTTATAACTACTATTAAAAAGGTTATTGACGTTGATATTGAGGTAAAAAAAGTCAAAAAATGCCATATATTAGCAAATAAGGTTAATATAATCCCAAAAGATATTGATTATAACGCAGATACATATAAAGACATTAAAAATATCATTAAAAACTCAGATATTCAGAGAGATATTAAGACAACTGCCTTAGATATTTTAAAGATATTGGCTAATGCAGAAAGTAGAGTGCATGATATATCCATAGAGGATGTCCATTTTCATGAAGTTGGGAACTATGATACAATTGCCGATATAGTTGGGGCAGCATATATAATAAATAAGTTAAAGCTAAAAGATAACTGCCTATATAGGCCAATAAATGTTGGTAGTGGTTTTGTAGAGACAGAGCATGGATTACTACCAGTTCCAGCTCCAGCAACGGCTGAGATATTGAAAGGGCTTAAGATATTTTTTTCTGATATAAAAGAGGAATTAACAACACCCACGGGAGCGGCAATTATAAAATACATAAACCCAAAATTAGTTGAGGGAAGTTTTATTATAAAAAATATCTCCTATGGAGCTGGAGATAAAGATTTAGAACTACCAAATGTTTTAAGAGTTTTTAGAATTGAGTATATAAAGATGGAAAAGATAGTTTTATTGGAAACAAATGTTGATGATATTCCAGCAGAGATTTTAGGCTATCTATATGAAGTTTTAGAGGGAAAAGTTAGAGATTTACACTTTATCCCAACATATATGAAAAAGAATCGACCAGCTTATACAGTTAGGGCTATTGTTGATAGGGATAAAGCTAATGAGGTAGCCAAGATTATAATGAGGGAGACTGGCAGTTTAGGAGTTAGAATATTTGATATAGAGAGGATAACTGCAGATAGAGACTTTAAAACTATAAAATTGTTTGATGAATATGTTAAAATAAAAATTGGAAAAATTGATGATGAAATAATCTCAGAAAAACCAGAATTTGAAGATTTGAAGAAGATAGCCAAGAAATATGGCATTCCTCTAAAAGATTTGTATAAGATTACTTTTTCAAAGCAGATAAGATAAAAGACAATCCAAGTAGGATTAGGAATATTGGGAATATATACTCCCATATTATCTCATAGTTTAAGATTATGGCTACTCCAAGAAATATAAAGAATAATCCCAATATTATCGGCCAAAATTGAAAAGATGTTGATTTGTTTGAGTTTTCATCAGTTTTTTCATCTTTATATTTTATAAAGGAGCTTATTATAAATCCAATACCCAAGCCTATTAAACATCCAGCTCCAGTTTCATTGAATATCATTCCAATACCAATTCCCAAAAGTGTGAATCCAACAAATACCTTTCCTCTTATCTTCTTTACTTCAACATAATTCACTGCAGATAACTCAGCCATTTTCTCACCACTTGATATTAATAATAAACACCATCTTAGGATTTAAGAATTGGAAATATTAAGATATATAAATAATCTATGAAGGTTGAGATATAAATAATTTTATGAGGGATTATCATGGTTGTTGAAGTTTTAAGGTTAGGACATAGAGGAGATAGGGATAAAAGGATTTCAACCCATGTAGCTTTAACTGCAAGAGCTTTGGGAGCTGATAGGGTAATTTTTACTACTGAAGATGAGCATGTTGAAAACAGCGTCAAAAAAGTTGTAGAAAGTTGGGGAGGGAATTTTGAATTTGTTGTTGAAAAGCATTGGAAAAAATACATTAGAGAATTTAAAAAGAGGGGGATTGTTGTTCATCTAACAATGTATGGGGCTAATATAAATGAAATAATGCCAGAAATTAAGGAGTTAAGCAAAGATAAGGATATATTGGTTGTTGTTGGAGCTGAAAAAGTGCCAAAGGAAGTTTATGAACTAGCAGATTATAACATATCAGTTGGTAATCAGCCACACTCTGAAGTTGCAGCCTTAGCTATCTTCTTAGATAGATTGTTTGAGGGCAAAACCCTCTATAGAGATTTTGAGAATGCCAAGATAAAGATAGTGCCTTCAAATCATGGAAAAGTAGTTATAAGAGAAAATCAAAAATAAATAATATTAAATTATGTGGAGTGATAGTATGGAAATCCAACTACCAGAGATAGAAGAGATAAAGTTAGAGGATGTTTTGGTAAAGAGGAGGTCAGTTAGAGAGTATAGCTCCTCTCCATTAACTTTGAGGGAGCTATCTCATATCTTATTTGCCGCTTATGGAGTAACTGATGAGAGAGGATTTAAAACTGTCCCCTCTGCTGGAGCTACATATCCATTGGAGATTTATGTAAATGTCAGAGATGTTATTGGAGTTGAGGAGGGGGTTTATAAATATATCCCTGAGAGGCATTCAATAGTTAGGGTTTTAGATGAAGAAGTTGGACATGAATTAGCTTTAGTAGCATTGAGACAGATGTTTATTGCTATAGCTCCAATAGTTTTAATTATAGCTGCCAATTATGAAAGAACAACAAGGATTTATGGGGATAGGGGCTTTAGATATGTTCATATGGAAGTGGGGCATGTTGCTCAAAATGTCTATTTGATGGCTACATCTTTAGGGTTGGGAACCGTATCAGTTGGGGCATTTTACGATGATGAGGTAAGAGAGATTTTGAAGATAAAGGAGCATCCTCTATTGCTGATGCCAGTTGGTAGGAAAATAGATTAAAATGAGGTGGAGGGGATATGATAGACACCCACATACACTCAGATACAAGGGGTTTGGAGGATTTGGAATTAATGGCAATGTGCTTAGATGCAGTTATAACCTTAGCCCATGACCCATTTGAGATGAAAAGCATAAAAGTTTGGGAGGCTCATGTTGAGAAGCTATTGATTAATGAGTTAGAGAGGGCTAAAAAGGTTGGATTGAATTTGTTTATATGTGTTGGAATGCATCCGAGGGCAATTCCTCCAGAGGTTGATGAGGCATTGGATAAAATAAAGAGCTATATAAACTATGATAGGGTTGTTGTTGGAATTGGAGAGATTGGTTTAGAGAAAGCAACAAAGGAAGAAAAAGAGGTTTTTATAAAGCAGTTAATGTTGGCTGAAGAGCTAAATATACCCGCAGTAGTGCATACTCCAAGGAGAAACAAGGAGGAGGTAACTAAAATAATATTAGATGAGATTTCAACTTTGGATTTGAAAAATAGGGATATTGTTATTGAGCACTGCAATAAAGAAACAACAAAATGGGTTTTAGATGAGGAGCTTTATGTTGGGCTAACAGTCCAGCCAGGCAAATTAACTCCATTAGAGGCTGTTGAGATAGTTAAAGAGTTTAAAGACTTTGCTGATAAAATTTTATTAAATAGTGATTGCTCTTCAAATGCTTCTGATGTCTTGGCAGTTCCAAGGACTGTTCTGAAGATGAAGGTTAACGATATTGAGAAAGATGTTATTAATAAAGTAGCTCATCAGAATGCTGTGGAGCTGTTTGGATTGGATATAGAATAAAATTATTTTTGCCCAATAAATATTATTATTTGTTTGTTTAGAGGATTAAAGGAAAAAGATAGAGTTAGGAGGTGGATTATTTAATGTTTGATTTGGAAGATATAAAAGTTTTTAATTAATTAGTGTATTAACATCAATATCATACTGTTTACTTGTAAGTGGAACTAATGTTATGTACACCACAGCATTTTCACTTTTTGGATCTATTATAGGGATTTTTATTGTTTCTACTGTGCTTGGATAAATTAGTAAACCCTCAAACTTGGCATTTTTAAAGACTTCAAATCTTCTAAGATCTAATACATATCCAAGAACCTTGTAAATATTTTCTAATCTGGGCAGTTTAGCATTTTCATCAACTCGAAATTTAACATCGCCAACAACTACCTTTTCAATGTCTTTATTTTCTAAATTTTCTACTAAGATGACAATATCCGGCTTTATTTCTATATTTTCAACGTTACTGATATTAAATGCCCTAATTAAATCACCTAGGTATGTAGAGTCAGTTGAAGGCTTAAACTTCATCTCCCAAATTACATAAACTCGCTTACTATCTTTTTCTAAAATAAATATCATCTTAGTTTTTCTTTTAAACTTATTATTTTTACCAAGTAATATCCCATTTTCAATGATTTCAAATCCATTTGCTCTTAAAGAATGTACAATCCTCCAAATAGCCCATGCCTCATAAATATATGCAAAATTTATAAGAGGATACTCCAAACCTTCCTCAATATTTTCCAACACTGTCTTCGAAAAGACTATTTTGACAATTTCTTTATATATACTAAAGATGAAATTGTAGTAAGGATTTTGCTGAGTTACAAGTTTTTCCTGAATATTAGCTAAGTTTAATGGTGGTTCATAAAAAAATTCCCAAAGATGATATTCATCTAGAAGTTTAATAGCTTTTATTTTTAGGTTTTCTAATTTTTCTTTGAGATCTTTGTCATCAATTACTAGTTTTAACAGTTCAGTCTCTAACACTATATAATAGAGAGACTGAAATACCATAATATTTAGAATAGTGCTGTAATTCATTGAACGCCTATAAAATGTTTGATATGGATTTATAAAAGAAGAATATGAATATTTTAGGCTAAAACCAAATGTAGATTCCTGTTTAATGATCTCCTTATGAATTGGCCCTTGTTGAAATAACAACCTTATATTATGCTCAAGTTTTGATAGATAATGCTCTAAAGCAATGACTATAAATTCAACACTTCGATGTATATCTTTTAAAATAATCTTAAATGCCTTATACGTCTGGATATCTTTATCTCCTTTACAATAAAGGTTATAAAATCCCTAATATCATTTAAAACTCTATGCTTTACAATATCATATCCCTCATCTGGATTGATCTCTTGATTATAAAATAATTTCTTTGGAGTAATCTTTAATATCTCCTCCTTATCTGGAAATTCCAATTTTAAATCTCCAAAGAAGTTTTTAAACGATATTATAATATTTTTTCCTTTGATATAAACTTTATTTGATTTTGTAACTTCAGATAATGGCTGATTATTAACTTTAACATAATCTAAAAGATTTATAGGAAGTGAAAGTTCTTCATCGTCCCAAATATACTTCTTATTCAAAGGCTTGGATTGCATTGTTGATCCTCCTCAATGCATTGATTGCACGTTCAAGGTTGTGTTCTTCAAGAACTTTCTTAACTTTCATATAGTTTATGTCATTTTCAAAGAATGGCAATATTATGTTGATAACAGCATTTTCAATGGCTTCATCTTTACTATATAAAGTTCATAGAGAACAGCAATAATTCTTTTAAAATCCCAATACCTAATTCTTTTATACTGTTAATTTCAGAGAATATTGCGAATAATTCTCTTGCAATATCTACTCTACTTAGGTCATATCCAATAATATCTAAGAATTCCTCGAAATTGTTCTCTATCCATTTAATAATTTCTGGAGTGGTAGTTATTTCAATAAACCTAAACCTTCTCCTCAATGCATCTCCAAGCTTAAAAAGAAACGTCTTATCATAAATGTTTAATGTCCCTATTATTCTAAAGAAATCCAAATTCTCAATAAATTCTTCACTATTAACTTTCAAATCCGTTTCTTTTTCTATTATATTGA encodes the following:
- a CDS encoding tRNA (cytidine(56)-2'-O)-methyltransferase, translated to MVVEVLRLGHRGDRDKRISTHVALTARALGADRVIFTTEDEHVENSVKKVVESWGGNFEFVVEKHWKKYIREFKKRGIVVHLTMYGANINEIMPEIKELSKDKDILVVVGAEKVPKEVYELADYNISVGNQPHSEVAALAIFLDRLFEGKTLYRDFENAKIKIVPSNHGKVVIRENQK
- the larC gene encoding nickel pincer cofactor biosynthesis protein LarC gives rise to the protein MFLLDPFSGISGDMFLSAMIDFVDKQELITTIKKVIDVDIEVKKVKKCHILANKVNIIPKDIDYNADTYKDIKNIIKNSDIQRDIKTTALDILKILANAESRVHDISIEDVHFHEVGNYDTIADIVGAAYIINKLKLKDNCLYRPINVGSGFVETEHGLLPVPAPATAEILKGLKIFFSDIKEELTTPTGAAIIKYINPKLVEGSFIIKNISYGAGDKDLELPNVLRVFRIEYIKMEKIVLLETNVDDIPAEILGYLYEVLEGKVRDLHFIPTYMKKNRPAYTVRAIVDRDKANEVAKIIMRETGSLGVRIFDIERITADRDFKTIKLFDEYVKIKIGKIDDEIISEKPEFEDLKKIAKKYGIPLKDLYKITFSKQIR
- a CDS encoding SagB/ThcOx family dehydrogenase — protein: MEIQLPEIEEIKLEDVLVKRRSVREYSSSPLTLRELSHILFAAYGVTDERGFKTVPSAGATYPLEIYVNVRDVIGVEEGVYKYIPERHSIVRVLDEEVGHELALVALRQMFIAIAPIVLIIAANYERTTRIYGDRGFRYVHMEVGHVAQNVYLMATSLGLGTVSVGAFYDDEVREILKIKEHPLLLMPVGRKID
- a CDS encoding TatD family hydrolase; this translates as MIDTHIHSDTRGLEDLELMAMCLDAVITLAHDPFEMKSIKVWEAHVEKLLINELERAKKVGLNLFICVGMHPRAIPPEVDEALDKIKSYINYDRVVVGIGEIGLEKATKEEKEVFIKQLMLAEELNIPAVVHTPRRNKEEVTKIILDEISTLDLKNRDIVIEHCNKETTKWVLDEELYVGLTVQPGKLTPLEAVEIVKEFKDFADKILLNSDCSSNASDVLAVPRTVLKMKVNDIEKDVINKVAHQNAVELFGLDIE
- a CDS encoding nuclease domain-containing protein, translating into MNYSTILNIMVFQSLYYIVLETELLKLVIDDKDLKEKLENLKIKAIKLLDEYHLWEFFYEPPLNLANIQEKLVTQQNPYYNFIFSIYKEIVKIVFSKTVLENIEEGLEYPLINFAYIYEAWAIWRIVHSLRANGFEIIENGILLGKNNKFKRKTKMIFILEKDSKRVYVIWEMKFKPSTDSTYLGDLIRAFNISNVENIEIKPDIVILVENLENKDIEKVVVGDVKFRVDENAKLPRLENIYKVLGYVLDLRRFEVFKNAKFEGLLIYPSTVETIKIPIIDPKSENAVVYITLVPLTSKQYDIDVNTLIN